DNA from Lineus longissimus chromosome 7, tnLinLong1.2, whole genome shotgun sequence:
ATGTCGGCCCTGAAATCGGTCTGGCTCTGCAATTGAGTCGTTAGTGTCTTCACTGACTATTCGAAAGCGACAAGCCGTTACCCTAGATggaacaaatttcaacattggaacaaatttcaacattcgATACCAAATTCACTTGTTTAATGGTTTTCAAGAACACATTTGGGGTAGGACTTTTGCAGTCAAGGCGAGTAGAATGTGGAACTGACCGGGTACCAAACGCGAGACCACTCGATCTCTATGCCAACACGCTCCACAAAGCTTGCTAAGAATACGTTTCTATTTGCAGCCATTCCGCACCGTAAGAGGGCAATACATCAGCATCAATCTGCTCGAGTCCCAAGTCTTACATCCCAGCGTCTCCGGCAGCCTCACAATCTACGATGGCGAAGATGAGAATTTTCCCGTCCTTGCCCGCTGGGACCTCAAGAACAACACGTTCTACCAGGGCGTCACCAGTCACACCAATGTGATCTACGTCGTGTTTGACTGGGTGAGCCACCCGTCGTGTAAGACAGACCTGACCCAAGCATCCTGCATTAAGTTTACTATTTACTTGACCGCTGGAAAGGGTGAGTGGCCATTCAGTCCATCGAAGTCTACAATGCTACTGCTCTACAAAGCAATTAACGGACTTGCTCCTGGTTACTTATCCGAGCTCCTCCCATCCTACAGCCCCAGGTGATCCCTCAGGTCCAAGGACAAATGTTTCCTGCAGATCCCCAGGGATCGCCTGGAGGCGTACGGTAGTAGGAGCTTCCTTGTCCAAGCGCCAAGGCTTTGGGAGGAGCTTGGTGTTTATATTCAAAACGCTAGGACTGTTGACATTTTAGGTCCTTTTCAGACGatgtttttggattttgcagtACATAAATGTAAATTTCGTTCATTCCCTCGAAATGGGGACTGCACTCGCAAAATGCTGTGCGGATTCTCCAGGGTATGCCCAGGATGACCAGAATAGACTGCCGACTAACCCTTCCTGCCACTTTCTCCTGAATTTCATCTCTCAACACAGATTTCATTTCTTCCAGAGATCAGCAAAGACTTCAGCATCACCAACTCGCAATTCACCCAGAATGTCGGCCGAGGACTCTCATTGGAAAACCCACGTAACATGATTTACGTGAATAACACGAATTTCACGTTCAACATGTATGACGCTGGTTTCCGAGTCTTAGACGGTGCCTCAGATATTGTCATTAACGCAAGTCGCTTCCAGTACAACGACTACAGTTCCATCAATATCACGTATTGCGGAGGACATTTGCTCCTCAATGGCAGCACTGTTACACATAACGACGGCCGTGGGATGACAACACACTTCCTGAAGGGCAACAAGACAAGGATTGAGAAGAACCACACAGTGGAGGTGGTCAGCTCAAAATTCGAATACAACAAAGGCTTCTCCGTATTTTTCGGGAATTATTGTGAAGCTGGTTACGTCCGGATGAACCGAAGTGGCTTCGCTTTCAACTCGGAGGACGCGGTGTTTTTCGAGTCGTGCTATCTACAAAATGCCAAGAGTACCAATTTCACGATGACGTTCAATcgttttcaaaacaatgaaaaaatgGCTGTGCGCATGACCCCTGCTTTGAATGTTTATGGCAAAATGTCCAATAACAGTTTTGTGAATAATCTGCGCGGCGTCATACTTATTGATAATACCTATCTGTATGTTTTATCGCGGGAATATCGCACGTTGCCTGTTAGCTATGACATCATACATAACACTTTCCAAAGCAATACCGGTTGGTTCGTTGCCAATATGAGACTGACGGAAAATAGTGGCGTGCAGGCGCTGAGATTCAAGTACAACCGTCTCGAAAACAATAAAATCATCCGTCCATTCCCAGGGCTGAATCCACGAAGTCGAGCACCAGCTGTCGTTGTCATATCTTCAGCAAACATAGAATTTAAACGGAACTATCTTTACAACCCTCTCTCGTTGTACGAAGTTACCTCGCATCTCTTGGAACCGTCCGTCACCATTGACGTGACCTTGAACTACTGGAAATACCTGAAACCGGATGGAGAACCGAAATTTGCTGACATCGTTCCGAGGATATTCGACAACCAGCACCGTTACGACTTGGCAAAATTCAAATACAATCCGGCTTTAAAAACGCCCGAATTGTACAGTAACTTCATCACGCAAGAACCCGATTACTACACGCCTTTCAAGAATGGGAACAGTATTGGTGGATTGCTGAACGAAAATACGAACCAGAACTCGAAGAATGCGTTCCTAACTGAAGGTGAATATATCGTGGAACGGGACATAATAGTTCCGACTGAATCACGCCTGATCCTTCGGCCCGGTGTTGTGCTTCATTTTGCCAACTCAGTAGGCATGCTAGTGAAGGGCAAACTGACATCTACCGGAACTGCGACTCTACCGATTATGTACAGAATGTACGAGGAACCAGTTGTTAACAACACGGTAGCCAAGAATGCGACTGTCAGTCCCGGACCTGAGATCAAGGTTCGTCTGACGGGAGGGCCGAACCAGAACGAAGGCTTGGTCGAGGTGTATGCTGAGGGCCTATGGGGAACAGTGTGTAATAAGGTGAGACCACAATTCTTATTTCCAAATCTTACTTGCATTTTTATGTTGGGGGGAAGAGACATCATGACGAGTGATCGCAATAATCAGTTGGCAGCCACATACCAACCACAATTGTCAAGATGTCTAGGTTCCGTCATAGGTTGCTGCAACGAAATTTCTTGTTTGCTGTTGCGTGGATTGGGATTCGAACCACATATATTTCGATTGTCGGTCCATTGCTCTGCCGTTGAGTTATTGAGGTGGCTTGTTTTTCTGTGCTGTGTTCCAATTTCTTCATCTTTTGTGTGCATTTCAGGGCTGGACGAGGAAGGATGCGGCTATCGTCTGCCAAGAGCTAGGCATGAGTTTGCACCCAGATGACTGGCTGCCCGAGACCAAGATCTCAGGAGCTGCCAGCCAGCCGATCTGGAGGAGTCAGGTTGACTGCGACGACTGGGCAACAACGCTCCTCACATGTAAGGCAGACGGCAGGTATGATCATTCGTGTGATCACACTCTGGACGTGAACCTACGGTGTAAACCACTGACTTGGGCAGGTGAGTGAAAACTATAATGTTTTTTGACAACTTTCTCTCACATCACATGTAGACTCTTGCATTACATGTGGACTCCTACATTACATGTAGACTCTTTCATTACATGTAGACTCTTTCATTACATGTAGACTCTTTCATTACATGTAGACTCTTTCATTACATGTAGACTCTTGCATTACATGCAGACTCTTTCATTACATGTAGACTCTTTCATGACATGTAGACTCTTTCATTACATGTAGACTCTTTCATTACATGTAGACTCTTTCATTACATGAAGACTCCTGCATTACATGTAGACTCTTTCATTACATGTGGACTCTTTCATTACATGTAGACTCTTTCATTACATGAAGACTCCTGCATTACATGTAGACTCTTTCATTACATGTGGACTCTTTCATTACATGTAGACTCTTTCATTACTTGTAGACTTACATTACACGAAGACTCttacattacatgtaaactCTTACGTTACATGTAGATAATGGTGTTTCAGTTAGAAATCTGAAAAGCAAGGCAAAAAGGGACACAGTCTGAAAAGGCGGTGTGCAATGCCTACTTTCTATGGAAATGAATTGGCCATTGATGAAAAATACTGGCCAGTTTGAGAAAATTGTGCAATACAGCACCGCTGCTCGCAATGATCAAGAGGTTTTATTGTTTCAAATCAGCGTAGTGTTTTAacttccattttccattttaggTGTACGCTTCACTGTCCAGGCTCAAGCAAGTGCCATCACGTTTTCCGAATTCCGAGCGTTTGGTCTGCTGGACTACGCTCGGACACTCTACTCGCCTGCTCTGCAGATCGATTACAACGTCCATCAGCTGAGCAACCTCCTCATAGAAAATGGCGTCTCGCACGGGATGACGCTCGTCCACAGCGATCCGTACAACATTCGACAGCTTGAAAAAATCACCTCTCGGTACAATCTGAAGAGTGGACTCCTGGCAAAGGGGCCGTTCATGACGATAAAAAATGCGCAACTTTCTAACAATGGGGAAGCAGGTTTTAAATATGATTCGAAATTCACGGAGAAGGACGTCGGCGTTCTGCGGAGTCTTATGGTTGGCCAAGGAAGTGTTGACATCATGGCGTACACAACGCAGCCATTGGTAATTTCTGACCAGCAGACGACGTTTGTTTACTGTTCGCCGAATTCCACACctgagaataaaatttacgatATCCAAGTGACGACCGGCGGTGGGTTTCAAGTCTCGGTTCAGATTCTCGACTATAATCCCGTCGAGACCGAGGAACATGTGATTTTCTTCGAGGGGACGGTCGGCAAGACGAACGGATCATTGCGCAATTGGACAATTCATCAAGATCTTGTTGACTTCCCGATGCCGATCTCCAATCGCCTGATAATACGCTTCGAGATTGAGGGACTCCGATCGGGAAGatttgccgccatcttgaaatcagGTAACGCTTCAGTTTTTCTTATGAAAACGCTGTTGAATGCAATAACAATGGAAAGGCATTTTTGAATATCCTGAGTATTTTAAATGCATAACTCGTCCACCAACCTTTAAAAGGCCAACTCCCTTTGTTtaaagatttgaaaaaaatacttgaatttgaaaatttccaattgtgtaaaaaCTTTCAATTGATTAAAAATTACAGTAATGTTGTTACATGGACAGATTTTTGCCGAAATAACTATTGCTGTGGGTTGGGATCGGTTGAAAACTTAGTCAAGATGGTGGGAACTTTTTCTGGCTGCCGTGGTCAGTCTAATTCTTTGTTATTCTGTTTCAGTGCCATCTCAAGCCACGCAGAGCATCGGTGAGATAACGCTGCAAGATTCCGTTATGGCCGAGAATGGGTTGGGCATCTACACAATCCACTACAACGACCCGTCAAACGAATTTTTCGACCTCTTCTTCAGATATCGCCGAGAGAAGTTCCTTTACCACAACGTCAGGTTACTAAACAACAAATACCACGCGCTTTATATTCCTAGCATTACAAAATATCATGAGAGTTTCATGCCGACGTACGCCGAGATGGAGGGGTCGGCCCGATTGTCCGAGATATTATATTCGATCCAATCGTCTCTAATCACAGGCAATGGAAAAGGAATCGTCGGCGATCACAACCACGTGGAATTCTCAAATAATGTCTGGCATTGGGAGGTCACGAATAATCAGATTGTCGATAATAAGAATGGTGGGTTTATGATTGAGCTCCCTCTGGTGGGGCGTGGTTTTAGCATGAAGGACAAGAACTTAGAGTGGTACCAAGGATCGATAACGACCCCGGACGTTGTCGATAATCCGTATGACCCGACCTTGAAATATCGCGACGGTTTCTGGGTCCATAATCACACGATATGGATGAATAACACAGTTTTTGAAAACAATAAGAATTTCGAGTTTCGTATTGCTGGCTACTACGCGAACAGTTCTCTGTATAATAATACGTTTAGGAAGAACAATTGTCGTAAAGGTCTGGTGACGATCGCCGGGATGGAGAAACAAATGGACGTGATATCTAACACGTTTATGGATAATATTGGTCGATACGTGTTTGAGTACGACATCCATAGTCACTACGAATACGCCGTCAAAGTCGATGGAATGTTTAAGAATAACAACCTCAAGAGAAATAAGATTCCGTCGATGCTGAAGACGATTCCTGGGCAGCCTACAACGTACGCTTTGGCTATTCGCGGCGTTGAGAACATAACCGTGCACCGAAATCTATTCAAGAATAACTTGCAGTTTGAATTTTTGGCTGGTACGACTTCATCCTTCCTGGAAAGCTATTTAGATGCCCGTTACAACTACTGGGGAACGTCTGACCAGTTTGCCGTACGGAAACTCATATTTGATTTCGACGATTGGAATAATTACGCTATGGCGCTGTTTTATCCGTTCCTGGTGTCGGATAGCTTCACCTCGGCTGAGGATACCGCTGGACTTCTTGACATCAGCCTCGATATCACCAAGCCGTTAGGCGGACGCGTTAAGACACAGCTGGTGTTACCATATCGATCCACGCCTTACGAAGTCATCTCAGACCTCACCGTCATGCCGCAAGCAAGCTTGACAATCGCCCCAGGTGTCCGAATCGAATTTGCACCAAATATCGGCATCTTGGCCCTTGGACCTTTGAATATGGTTGGAACCTGGGATAAACCTATCAAATTGTGGCCAAGGAAAACTTCCACTCGTAAAAAACGAGCTTGGAACGATCCCATCTTGAAAACGAAActcaaaacacggcttgtcggTGGAAAAATTCCCAATGAGGGCTTCGTGGAGTTTTTCAACGAGACTGCACAGCGTTGGGAACTGGTGTGTGATAATCAGTTCAATGATAAGGTCGGACGTGCTGTTTGTCAACACATGGGAATGGCTCACGAGAACGTGGTGGTCCGCAACACGAAATATTACGACTACGCTTTGTACGGGTATGACAAGCGGACTGTAAAATTCTTCTGGCGTTATTCCTATTTCTGTTCGGGTGACGAAGACTCCCTGGACGAATGTGTCGAGCGATACAATTATAAACTGTATCAGTGCGTCCAAAATCAGGGCTACGTGTTCCTACGTTGTGCTTTGAATAACCTTGGAGCTGGGGAGAAATACTGGGGAAATATCCGATTTGCATCTCCCGATGTTGAAAAACCGAGCCCGAGTGACTACAAATCTGTTTTGAAGCACGTCCAGATTTACGGCGCTGGAAATCTACACGGGGAGCGTGTTGCGGCCATCCAAGCGACACACGAAGCGCCGAGAATGTCACACATGTCGACGAAGAACTGCGCCTGGAACGCTTACGATTTTGTCGCACCGAGATATGATCTTTACCTCGCCAACTCGACCATGGAGAATAATCTGGGTTACGGTGTCGGTGTGTTGGTTTTGAACGGCGAATCTCGCGACTCGCCGAAATCATCATTCAGACCTTTGAACGAGAGTACGCTTCCTTACAACACGTTCGGCCTGGTGCGGATGTGCGGCGCGAACAAAGACATGGTCATCGAGAATCGCTTCCTGCTCCATTATAAATATGATTACAAGTCTGCCGCGTGCATCAAAGTCATCCGGAGTAGAATCCCAATGAAGCAAATTGCCGTACGCTTCCTACAAGTTGATCTTTTCCATGATAACTTCAGTAAAAATGCCATCGAGTTGTTCAACGGGGACAAGTCGGCCAACATGAGTAACTTGATCGTTTCGTTGACGTCGGACAGCACGGAGGACCAGAAGCGGATGAAGTATGCCACGCGGCCTGGGATGGACGTGATGAGTATTCATATTCACGCGTCGCCGGCCAGGGGGAGCTACGGGTTCATTGCGGAGGTCGTGACACTGCCGTTGTCGCCGCTCTCTTATCCAATCACGGGTGAGTAGGATATTAATTTGCGTTCTTttcttaaagctgacgggtcaaatattcATTCCCGAGTAAAGGCCAAAGCAAAGCACTCTGGAATgttcatgatgtgcatttggatcttctgcttaaagctgacgggtcaaatattcTTTCCCGAGAAAAGGCCAAAGCAAAGCACTCTGGAATgctcatgatgtgcatttggatcttctgcttaaagctgacgggtcaaatattcATTCCCGAGAAAAGGCCAAAGCAAAGCACTCTGGAATgctcatgatgtgcatttggatcttctgcttaaagctgacgggtcaaatattcATTCCCGAGAAAAGGCCAAAGCAAAGCACTCTGGAATgctcatgatgtgcatttggatcttctgctTAAAGTTGACGGGTCAAGTATTCATTCCCAAGTAAGAATAAGGCCGAGCTTTCGTCAGGTTGATCTCGAAATATGGTATGCTAATTTTGATGCAGTAACTTATTGATCCAGTCTGAGATTTCAATATGAAAATTTTCCTTTCATAAATATTTCATCGAACACTTTCAGGCCGGGACCAGCTGCACAAGTTTGGTGACCTACGACACATCGGGAATCAGGGGTCATTCATGAAGTACCAAAGCGTCGGGGAGATAAACCCCAATATCGAGATTCAGCGCAACTACATCAAAGACAACGGAATCAAAGTCCTCAACCTCACAGCGCCACCTATGATCGACATGTTTGTACAGAATAATTGGCGGATGGACTTGGCGAACAATTACATCTACAGTAATAAAGGAGGCGGGATATTCCTGTATACGTATTCGCTCTCCCAGGCCTCCGGGTTGACGGGAAATGTTACGAATAATTTCGTTGATTCGAACAGCTACGGCGAGGCCTTACACATCGAGGGAACTCAATACCAGAAAGTCAAATTTGCCTACAATTACTTTGGGCACAATGATGTCGAGCATCGTAATGTCATGTTCATCAAAGACGTCGCGATTAATATGACGCGGAATGTCATTTACGAGAATGTCGGGGCGGCCATTATGAACATCTCAAGTTTGAAGGACGTCGGGAGTTACCAGCTTTATCAGTGGAACTCATTTTACAAGTAGGTATATCTGGTGTTGAGGGTTAATGTGACGATGAGAGTTGCATTGTGGAAGTTTTCGTTGTTCAAAATTAGCTCCAGTAATTGTCGTCTTTTTGGTTGTTGGTTTGATCCCTGGTCAAATTACTTCTTTGTTTTACTTTAGTCTATGTGTCACTACAGTTAGGTGCCAGTTGGGTTTATCGGCCTCGTGACCCAGTCTTTGGTCAGAAGTACCGTTCTACGCAAGGCATTCGTGTTTCTCACTTGATGAGGTATTTTTCTTGACTTGGcttagacaccagatacaaggaaccttggttttaagTCTGATTCAAAGGACTGTAAAGAGCCAGGAAGTCTAGTTTCTTGAAAGTCCCGGCCCACTGTTTCACTGTATGTTATGATTTCAGGAATAAAGCCATTGGGAAGGTCCGTACAACAGTGTTTGCGCAAGAGGCAAGACAAGTCTTGGTGAacaacttcttcttcaatgAGCAGAATGACTTTGAGTTGGCAACAAGCAATGCTTCGAGGTAAGCAAAATCTGTGAATGTAGCCTCAGACGTGTGTGGTCGGCTCAATCCAAAAACCGTGACTTGGCCATGTTCTTTGTCCTCCTAGGTTCTGTACGGACAAcggaatgacgtcattttgtaaataaaGATATCCAtcaacagtagaacctctctattaaagtcACTCTCGTGATTGACAAGTATtatccttagtagagaggtgtcctgattagagaagtcaagtAGAACTGAAAtattcaatttgggaccaaaaccagtgtccttagtACTAatagtagagagggtgtccttaatagagaggtgtctgcaatgGGAGGTTCGACTGTTTATAGTGAGACTATACCAAGGATCTGAACTTGATGTATCAAATTGTCTATTCGTATTCCAGGCTTCCGAAACTCGCACCGGACAAGGATGACCAAAAATACCCGTATATCGGACCGGACGGGAAACTCTACAACACGCCAGAACCACCGTTTGAAGATAGTCGCATCGAGGCAATCAAAAATTGGTGGGGTTCACATTTGGACGTTTATATCAAGGGCCGGATATGGGACAGAGATGATGACCGGTATCTCGTCCCGGTTGATTATAAACCGTTTTATGCATCGAATTCCTCCGTCCTGGATGGTAAGTGACTGGGGTGATTTTTGGGGTCAGTGtcttaaagtgtttttcatatcattctggCCAAATGTactcagttgaactcaggaatgtgaccagatcacattaaCCAAAATGTAGATGCCAGAttatcgaaccagggacctcttgacggCTGGTTGAGCGtcagagtcactaggccaagGCAACTCCTGCTGGGCCCAACTGAGTAAAAAATTGATAAgtacaggcctttcaattacgtggagacctctacaccctgtatttttttagcctattttgggggacatgtttttttgctttttagcttaatttggggacatttcatcgcgccaatttgcctgaacagcgacttcataaatcaaagttagtgactgatatcaccacatacacctgaaaaatcataattttagggtaaaactataaaattaggccatttggatgagatttggttatgttaggggtcaaaaacgCTTCATGGGGgtcatattattaaaaaaaaaaaaaaagacctaatttggggacatcct
Protein-coding regions in this window:
- the LOC135491712 gene encoding protein bark beetle-like isoform X2; the protein is MADSDFLRTPVLVFLVLLAVGYFRPNAADTLINGGRLSGKQKTVYTASNSPYVVMADLKVEKDATLEIEPGVTMKFHPRVGLDVEGTLIARGTADKRITLTKYQIAGSDYELSSELRLVDSWNITHGRLQMYHKGKWRGICMNYRNWNPESIQLACRSMGYLTGNFTFERIADNETYYMLLEDPKCDGSEQSLMECPGTKDLQIGKHICVNQITVGLDCYGADPILSENYWRGLTFFNSSIRAKSRTQNVSASVLEFVDIMFAGVNSTRNFTAALSASPNPPYLDNCRIMRNGFDGVNFTEVRSEVIIRNSEIAYNRGYGVNVTSFLGDVQVDGTDIHDNYGEGMRARLLDGQYYFYQKEDTFCLRTIFQTESFPLLMPGVMWRDPACRRPFRTVRGQYISINLLESQVLHPSVSGSLTIYDGEDENFPVLARWDLKNNTFYQGVTSHTNVIYVVFDWVSHPSCKTDLTQASCIKFTIYLTAGKEISKDFSITNSQFTQNVGRGLSLENPRNMIYVNNTNFTFNMYDAGFRVLDGASDIVINASRFQYNDYSSINITYCGGHLLLNGSTVTHNDGRGMTTHFLKGNKTRIEKNHTVEVVSSKFEYNKGFSVFFGNYCEAGYVRMNRSGFAFNSEDAVFFESCYLQNAKSTNFTMTFNRFQNNEKMAVRMTPALNVYGKMSNNSFVNNLRGVILIDNTYLYVLSREYRTLPVSYDIIHNTFQSNTGWFVANMRLTENSGVQALRFKYNRLENNKIIRPFPGLNPRSRAPAVVVISSANIEFKRNYLYNPLSLYEVTSHLLEPSVTIDVTLNYWKYLKPDGEPKFADIVPRIFDNQHRYDLAKFKYNPALKTPELYSNFITQEPDYYTPFKNGNSIGGLLNENTNQNSKNAFLTEGEYIVERDIIVPTESRLILRPGVVLHFANSVGMLVKGKLTSTGTATLPIMYRMYEEPVVNNTVAKNATVSPGPEIKVRLTGGPNQNEGLVEVYAEGLWGTVCNKGWTRKDAAIVCQELGMSLHPDDWLPETKISGAASQPIWRSQVDCDDWATTLLTCKADGRYDHSCDHTLDVNLRCKPLTWAGVRFTVQAQASAITFSEFRAFGLLDYARTLYSPALQIDYNVHQLSNLLIENGVSHGMTLVHSDPYNIRQLEKITSRYNLKSGLLAKGPFMTIKNAQLSNNGEAGFKYDSKFTEKDVGVLRSLMVGQGSVDIMAYTTQPLVISDQQTTFVYCSPNSTPENKIYDIQVTTGGGFQVSVQILDYNPVETEEHVIFFEGTVGKTNGSLRNWTIHQDLVDFPMPISNRLIIRFEIEGLRSGRFAAILKSVPSQATQSIGEITLQDSVMAENGLGIYTIHYNDPSNEFFDLFFRYRREKFLYHNVRLLNNKYHALYIPSITKYHESFMPTYAEMEGSARLSEILYSIQSSLITGNGKGIVGDHNHVEFSNNVWHWEVTNNQIVDNKNGGFMIELPLVGRGFSMKDKNLEWYQGSITTPDVVDNPYDPTLKYRDGFWVHNHTIWMNNTVFENNKNFEFRIAGYYANSSLYNNTFRKNNCRKGLVTIAGMEKQMDVISNTFMDNIGRYVFEYDIHSHYEYAVKVDGMFKNNNLKRNKIPSMLKTIPGQPTTYALAIRGVENITVHRNLFKNNLQFEFLAGTTSSFLESYLDARYNYWGTSDQFAVRKLIFDFDDWNNYAMALFYPFLVSDSFTSAEDTAGLLDISLDITKPLGGRVKTQLVLPYRSTPYEVISDLTVMPQASLTIAPGVRIEFAPNIGILALGPLNMVGTWDKPIKLWPRKTSTRKKRAWNDPILKTKLKTRLVGGKIPNEGFVEFFNETAQRWELVCDNQFNDKVGRAVCQHMGMAHENVVVRNTKYYDYALYGYDKRTVKFFWRYSYFCSGDEDSLDECVERYNYKLYQCVQNQGYVFLRCALNNLGAGEKYWGNIRFASPDVEKPSPSDYKSVLKHVQIYGAGNLHGERVAAIQATHEAPRMSHMSTKNCAWNAYDFVAPRYDLYLANSTMENNLGYGVGVLVLNGESRDSPKSSFRPLNESTLPYNTFGLVRMCGANKDMVIENRFLLHYKYDYKSAACIKVIRSRIPMKQIAVRFLQVDLFHDNFSKNAIELFNGDKSANMSNLIVSLTSDSTEDQKRMKYATRPGMDVMSIHIHASPARGSYGFIAEVVTLPLSPLSYPITGRDQLHKFGDLRHIGNQGSFMKYQSVGEINPNIEIQRNYIKDNGIKVLNLTAPPMIDMFVQNNWRMDLANNYIYSNKGGGIFLYTYSLSQASGLTGNVTNNFVDSNSYGEALHIEGTQYQKVKFAYNYFGHNDVEHRNVMFIKDVAINMTRNVIYENVGAAIMNISSLKDVGSYQLYQWNSFYKNKAIGKVRTTVFAQEARQVLVNNFFFNEQNDFELATSNASRLPKLAPDKDDQKYPYIGPDGKLYNTPEPPFEDSRIEAIKNWWGSHLDVYIKGRIWDRDDDRYLVPVDYKPFYASNSSVLDGLCPPGWSLHDERCFLYMGGAVPFEEARMQCKHENGKLADSYKAFDFLRAMIIRLQTNYDEFVTRVWVYYTGNASPGRCTVIRHWWHEKFDCEALLPFICEKNPYLPPMFDWVPVWIAIGCIGGLLILVIIFGIFWSVKTKRRQKERFERRSSIRSSIKSNRTASQASLGSIGGTGKRQRNGFRPAGTPDTISKVLTVSGMTLDATSTDSIDKIKYNNRNGTPSASTLDYPDSARHSGFFEPSEFEDPYSPRLENEIANIHSRPMYDTVFENRAYDERSVERHRRRPPSMAMMEDIDLDMEKDVKDTDSYSSSGLSTFKKPLSTNSSTHKDLDSYDSRSNYSDARSTDSSRRPPRPTDM